A single window of Poecilia reticulata strain Guanapo linkage group LG10, Guppy_female_1.0+MT, whole genome shotgun sequence DNA harbors:
- the LOC103471414 gene encoding kinectin-like, with protein MDITEETTSRMDMLEKIAELDYSQSQLRELNTEMRHWLEVADDDMAVLRSENASLRKQVKDLERIFSELQQVEVEPCGPLLPDALDENKICEKKFQDLEKETLKVQEENKELIVKIKNLKQEQEQDKIALNKLRTEFESLEILVEEVQIQLQRRDELIHQKSLQLKHLEETVEEYSEVIKDLRLTKQELIHQLEERRDEASFAAVTEAMREEEGQPSPHLSIAEEIQQLLSAGMNFCHDAMEPISVASDLDSSINTGEKEQLVPSPLATGLQPKRGSSCAVILRATIRKLIMLCIVSVCVLLFIVCGCWVRNAGNFFSNSLIMLPPYVSVQYEALPPV; from the exons ATGGATATTACAGAGGAAACTAC ATCCCGAATGGATATGCTGGAGAAAATAGCTGAGCTGGATTACAGCCAGAGTCAGCTGAGGGAACTGAACACTGAGATGAGGCACTGGCTGGAAGTTGCAGACGACGACATGGCAGTGCTGCGCTCAGAGAATGCCAGCCTCAGGAAACAAGTGAAAGA CCTGGAGAGGATCTTCAGTGAACTTCAGCAGGTTGAAGTTGAACCTTGTGGGCCTCTGTTGCCCGATGCCcttgatgaaaataaaatctgtgaaaagaagTTTCAGGATTTG GAGAAGGAAACATTAAAGGTGCAGGAAGAAAATAAGGAGCTAATCGTCAAG ATAAAGAACCTTAAACAAGAGCAAGAGCAAGACAAGATCGCTTTAAACAAGCTCAGGACTGAATTTGAAAGCCTTGAG ATTTTGGTGGAGGAAGTTCAAATACAGCTGCAGCGAAGGGATGAGCTGATTCATCAG AAAAGCTTGCAGTTAAAGCACCTGGAGGAAACCGTGGAGGAATATTCAGAAGTCATAAAG GACCTCAGGCTGACGAAGCAGGAGCTGATCCACCAGCTGGAGGAGAGACGAGACGAGGCTTCATT TGCTGCTGTGACTGAGGCgatgagagaggaggagggacaACCCAGTCCTCACCTGTCCATAGCTGAGGAAATCCAGCAGCTCTTATCTGCTGGAATGAATTTCTGCCATGACGCCATGGAGCCGATCTCTGTGGCATCTGATCTGGACAGCAGT ATAAACACTGGTGAGAAGGAGCAGCTGGTACCTTCCCCTCTTGCAACTGGACTCCAGCCCAAACG TGGGAGCAGCTGTGCTGTTATCTTGAGGGCCACCATCCGGAAGCTGATCATGCTGTGTATCGTCAGCGTGTGTGTTTTGCTCTTTATAGTTTGTGGCTGCTGGGTTCGAAACGCTGGCAACTTTTTCAGCAACAGTTTGATAATGTTGCCGCCCTACGTCAGCGTCCAATATGAGGCATTACCTCCCGTTTAA